The Pirellulales bacterium genome includes a window with the following:
- a CDS encoding anaerobic glycerol-3-phosphate dehydrogenase subunit C, with the protein MDQERQRIQDDLRGLVSGDVRCDDVFVQLYASDASVYQIRPLGVVRPRNSADVVATLQYAAEKKIPIHARGAGTGLAGESLGAGLILDFSRYMRRILRIDDDRVRVQPGVVHAQLNQHLRSFGRLFGPDPAMSQVTTMGSVVAIDASGSHWLQYGSARRHVLSLQIVLADGTLLEVGREPLSLANVDVPTTRRQELVSQLTDLFTRRAQLISERQPQTMLNQCGYQLGDVLESGSLDLGRLLAGSEGTLAIITEATLATTPLPRYRGVGALFFDSLENAALAVQEILPFSPCACDLLDRRHLSLARENYPEYSLLVPAEAEALLLVEHMGDDPVSVRDRMVQMLDRVRRKCRLAFDTRQAFDHEEIDLYWQLATRIVPTLHRIKGTTRPLPFVEDLAVPPAALPDFLVRMQNTLKKHQVTASLFGHVGHGQLHVRPFLDLTIADDVRKMEDLAADLYHEVFEVHGTISGEHGDGLSRTPFIRRQYGELYDVFAEVKQVFDPQGILNPGKIVGGDGQSLTRHLRPVRLPSEEVVPSANGRSSAPPALVDVQLNWTPAEIAAVASHCNGCGSCRAQSGDLRMCPIFRVAPAEEASPRAKANLFRGLLSGQLDPALLTTDDFKDVADLCVNCHQCRLECPAGVDIPKLMIEAKAAYVATNGLQPSDWILARFDILSALGSHFSPVANWAVGNRQARWLLEKTFGIAQGRKLPRFAPRSFLRRAARRRLTRPTRRSGRKVVYFVDTYANYHDPQLAEALVAVLEHNGVAVYVPPNQRASGMAMISMGAVERARRLAAKNVALLAEAVRQGYQVVVTEPSTAVCLTHEYPNLMDDEEARLVAQNTTEACTYLWRLHQQGILQLDLRPVNAALAYHMPCHIKALGVGSPTENLLRLVPALSVQRIEKGCSGMAGTFGLKKANYRTSLRAGWELISHMRQPGLQAGTTECSACKMQMEQGTTKPTLHPLKLLAMAYGLMPELAGQLTARGAELVVT; encoded by the coding sequence ATGGATCAAGAGCGGCAAAGAATTCAGGACGACTTGCGCGGGCTCGTGAGCGGCGATGTGCGCTGCGACGACGTCTTCGTGCAGCTCTACGCCAGTGACGCGAGCGTTTACCAAATCAGGCCGCTGGGGGTCGTCCGCCCTCGGAACTCGGCCGACGTGGTGGCCACCTTGCAGTACGCGGCGGAGAAAAAGATCCCCATCCATGCCCGCGGCGCCGGAACCGGTCTGGCCGGCGAATCTCTCGGCGCTGGGTTGATCCTCGATTTCAGCCGCTATATGCGGCGTATCTTGCGGATCGACGACGATCGGGTCCGAGTGCAACCGGGCGTCGTTCATGCCCAGCTCAATCAACATCTCCGCTCGTTCGGACGGTTGTTCGGTCCCGATCCGGCGATGAGCCAAGTGACGACGATGGGGAGCGTCGTGGCCATCGACGCCTCGGGAAGCCACTGGCTGCAATACGGCTCGGCGCGGCGGCACGTGCTGAGCCTGCAAATCGTGCTGGCCGACGGCACACTGCTGGAGGTCGGCCGCGAGCCCTTGTCGCTGGCCAACGTGGACGTGCCGACCACCCGCCGGCAGGAGTTGGTGAGCCAGCTCACCGATCTCTTCACCCGCCGTGCCCAATTGATCAGCGAGCGCCAACCGCAGACGATGCTCAACCAGTGCGGCTACCAGCTCGGCGACGTGCTGGAGTCCGGCAGCCTCGACTTGGGTCGGCTCTTGGCCGGCAGCGAGGGGACGTTGGCCATCATCACCGAAGCAACGCTGGCCACGACGCCGTTGCCTCGTTATCGGGGGGTTGGCGCTCTGTTCTTCGATTCGCTTGAAAACGCGGCCTTGGCCGTGCAGGAGATTCTTCCGTTTTCTCCCTGCGCTTGCGATCTGCTCGACCGCCGGCATCTGAGTCTGGCGCGGGAGAATTATCCTGAGTACAGCCTGCTGGTTCCCGCCGAGGCCGAGGCGTTGTTGCTTGTCGAGCACATGGGCGACGATCCGGTTTCCGTGCGCGACCGGATGGTGCAGATGCTCGATCGCGTGCGGCGGAAGTGCCGCTTGGCCTTTGATACCCGTCAGGCATTTGATCACGAGGAGATCGATCTCTATTGGCAATTGGCCACGCGCATCGTGCCGACGTTGCACCGCATCAAAGGTACAACACGGCCATTGCCGTTTGTCGAGGACTTGGCGGTGCCGCCAGCGGCGCTCCCCGATTTCCTGGTGCGAATGCAGAATACCCTCAAGAAACATCAAGTGACCGCCTCGCTCTTTGGGCATGTGGGTCACGGGCAACTTCACGTCCGGCCGTTCCTCGATCTGACGATTGCCGACGATGTCCGGAAAATGGAGGATCTCGCGGCCGATCTCTATCACGAAGTGTTCGAGGTCCATGGGACAATCAGCGGCGAGCATGGCGACGGATTGAGCCGGACCCCGTTCATTCGGCGGCAGTACGGAGAACTCTACGATGTCTTCGCCGAGGTTAAGCAGGTTTTCGATCCGCAAGGAATTCTCAATCCTGGCAAGATTGTCGGCGGCGACGGTCAATCGTTGACGCGCCATTTGCGGCCGGTGAGACTACCGTCCGAGGAAGTCGTTCCATCGGCCAATGGCCGAAGCAGTGCGCCGCCGGCGCTCGTCGATGTGCAGCTCAACTGGACGCCGGCGGAAATCGCCGCGGTGGCGAGCCACTGCAACGGCTGCGGCAGTTGCCGCGCGCAATCCGGCGACCTGCGAATGTGCCCGATTTTTCGCGTCGCTCCGGCGGAAGAAGCCTCGCCGCGAGCGAAGGCCAATTTATTCCGTGGCTTGCTCAGCGGCCAACTCGATCCGGCGCTCCTGACCACCGACGACTTCAAGGACGTCGCCGATCTGTGCGTCAACTGCCATCAGTGCCGCCTGGAATGTCCGGCAGGCGTCGATATTCCCAAGCTGATGATCGAGGCGAAGGCCGCTTATGTCGCCACCAACGGCTTGCAGCCGAGCGACTGGATTCTGGCTCGATTCGACATCTTGAGCGCGCTGGGGAGCCATTTTAGTCCGGTGGCGAATTGGGCGGTTGGCAATCGCCAGGCGCGCTGGCTGCTGGAAAAGACTTTCGGCATCGCCCAAGGGCGAAAGCTCCCGCGGTTTGCCCCGCGAAGCTTCTTGCGCCGCGCCGCACGTCGACGTTTGACGCGCCCGACTCGCCGCAGCGGGCGGAAAGTAGTCTATTTTGTCGACACCTACGCGAACTATCACGATCCGCAATTGGCCGAGGCCCTGGTCGCGGTGCTCGAGCACAATGGCGTAGCCGTTTATGTCCCCCCGAATCAGCGAGCCTCCGGAATGGCGATGATCTCAATGGGAGCGGTCGAGCGGGCCCGGCGCCTAGCCGCGAAGAACGTCGCGCTTTTGGCGGAAGCCGTCCGGCAGGGATACCAAGTTGTGGTCACGGAACCTTCCACGGCCGTCTGCCTGACTCACGAATATCCCAATTTGATGGACGATGAGGAAGCGCGACTCGTCGCTCAGAACACGACGGAAGCTTGCACCTATCTTTGGCGGCTGCACCAGCAGGGCATCCTCCAACTCGACTTGCGGCCGGTCAACGCGGCGCTGGCCTACCATATGCCGTGCCATATCAAGGCGCTCGGGGTCGGCTCGCCGACCGAAAACCTCCTGCGGCTTGTTCCGGCCCTAAGTGTGCAGCGGATTGAAAAAGGATGTTCTGGCATGGCCGGCACGTTTGGCCTGAAGAAGGCGAACTATCGCACCAGCCTGCGCGCCGGCTGGGAATTGATTTCGCATATGCGTCAACCTGGCCTTCAGGCCGGGACCACGGAATGCAGCGCCTGTAAAATGCAGATGGAGCAGGGCACCACCAAGCCGACACTTCATCCCTTAAAACTGCTAGCCATGGCCTACGGATTGATGCCGGAGTTGGCAGGGCAACTGACTGCACGAGGCGCCGAGTTGGTCGTAACATGA
- a CDS encoding molybdenum cofactor biosynthesis protein MoaE translates to MIRLTDEPIAPAEVLAQIQSNAAGAAVLFIGTTRASTGGRATNSLDYECYPEMARVKLAELESEARRRWPIVDCAIVHRLGHLQVGEASVAIAVSSAHRAAAFAAGQWLIDTLKQVVPIWKRENWADGTSEWVHPGIES, encoded by the coding sequence ATGATTCGATTGACGGACGAGCCGATCGCGCCAGCGGAGGTGCTTGCCCAGATTCAATCGAACGCGGCGGGAGCCGCGGTGTTGTTTATCGGCACGACTCGCGCGTCGACCGGGGGGCGGGCGACGAATTCACTGGACTACGAATGCTATCCCGAAATGGCTCGCGTCAAGCTGGCCGAGCTGGAGAGCGAAGCCCGGCGGCGCTGGCCAATCGTCGATTGCGCCATCGTTCATCGCCTGGGGCATTTGCAGGTCGGTGAGGCGAGCGTGGCGATTGCCGTCAGTTCGGCCCATCGAGCGGCCGCGTTCGCCGCGGGCCAATGGCTGATCGATACGCTCAAGCAGGTCGTGCCGATCTGGAAGCGCGAAAACTGGGCCGACGGGACGAGCGAGTGGGTCCATCCCGGGATAGAATCGTAG
- the moaA gene encoding GTP 3',8-cyclase MoaA — MAAPNLNSSPADRHSPLIDGHGRVHTNLRISITDRCNIRCFYCMPQEAVQFVPRNDLLTYEEIERFVRVVAKLGVNKIRLTGGEPLVRKDVPELVRRLAAVEGITDLALTTNGMLLGELAGQLRSAGLHRLNISLDTLREETFQKISRRQGITRVLEGIFSAKQAGFTRIRLNAVSIRGLTEEEVVPLAQFARQHGLELRFIEYMPLDADGRWQMDQVLSGDRVRAMIEQQVGRLEPLAVDDPSQPATDYRYLDGGGRVGFINPVTHSFCGNCNRLRLTAEGQVRNCLFSTVEWDARAILRGGGSDDQLVKLVRASIAAKKPGHGIDTPDFVKPQRAMYQIGG, encoded by the coding sequence ATGGCGGCGCCAAATCTCAATTCGTCACCTGCCGATCGCCATTCCCCTCTCATCGACGGGCATGGACGCGTTCACACGAATCTGCGGATCAGCATAACGGACCGCTGCAATATCCGCTGCTTTTATTGCATGCCGCAGGAGGCCGTTCAGTTCGTGCCGCGGAATGATCTGCTCACATACGAAGAGATTGAGCGATTCGTGCGGGTTGTCGCGAAACTTGGCGTCAACAAGATTCGCCTCACGGGCGGAGAGCCGCTCGTGCGCAAAGACGTGCCCGAGTTGGTGCGACGTTTGGCCGCGGTCGAGGGAATCACCGATCTGGCGCTGACGACGAATGGAATGCTGCTCGGCGAATTGGCGGGCCAACTTCGCTCGGCCGGATTGCATCGGCTGAACATCAGCCTCGACACGCTGCGCGAAGAGACATTCCAGAAGATTTCGCGCCGCCAAGGGATCACCCGTGTGCTCGAAGGGATTTTCTCCGCCAAGCAGGCCGGCTTTACGCGAATCCGTCTTAACGCCGTTTCAATTCGCGGCCTCACCGAGGAAGAGGTCGTGCCACTGGCCCAATTTGCTCGGCAGCATGGGCTCGAATTGAGATTCATCGAATACATGCCGCTGGACGCCGACGGCCGATGGCAAATGGATCAAGTCCTTTCGGGCGATCGCGTCCGCGCGATGATCGAGCAACAAGTCGGACGGCTCGAACCGCTCGCGGTCGACGATCCGAGCCAGCCCGCGACTGACTATCGCTACCTCGATGGCGGCGGACGGGTCGGCTTCATCAACCCCGTGACTCACTCGTTCTGCGGCAATTGCAATCGGCTGCGGCTCACCGCGGAAGGGCAAGTCCGCAATTGTCTCTTTTCGACCGTCGAATGGGACGCCCGAGCCATTCTTCGCGGAGGCGGCAGCGACGACCAACTCGTCAAGCTGGTCCGCGCGTCGATCGCGGCCAAAAAACCCGGCCACGGCATCGATACGCCCGATTTCGTCAAACCGCAGCGGGCCATGTATCAAATCGGCGGTTAG
- a CDS encoding aminotransferase class V-fold PLP-dependent enzyme has product MSPRRIYLDNAATSWPKPEAVYKAVERYQREIGAAAGRGSYAEALEAGQFVDRARAGVARLIGAGDPRRIVFTNSGTDGLNLAIHGWLEPGDRVVTTAAEHNSVLRPLSELERRQGVRVKRIACDAAGRVDPDDLRKEMSPETKLVAVVHASNVTGAIQPLAEIGRIAHEYGATLLVDAAQSLGHLPISVDELSIDLLAAPGHKGLLGPLGTGIVYFRPGIESRLKSFRQGGTGTRSEEHWQPESLPDKYEAGNLNVPGLAGLAAAIEFLESRGVSSIRQHESFLTDRFLGGLRQIPGVYVFGPAQAADRVGVVSLRIDGYDPQEVAAVLDATYRIQVRSGLHCAPLLHKALGTADGGGTVRFSFGAFTSEDDVDASLAAIAGIAASAAAPISGKSSVKPTS; this is encoded by the coding sequence ATGTCGCCGCGTCGCATCTATCTCGACAACGCCGCCACGAGTTGGCCGAAGCCCGAGGCCGTTTATAAGGCGGTCGAGCGGTATCAGCGCGAGATCGGGGCCGCGGCCGGGCGCGGTTCGTACGCCGAGGCGCTGGAAGCCGGACAATTTGTGGATCGGGCACGAGCCGGCGTCGCGCGGCTGATCGGCGCCGGCGACCCGCGGAGAATCGTCTTCACAAATAGTGGCACCGACGGTTTGAATCTCGCGATCCACGGCTGGCTCGAGCCAGGGGATCGAGTCGTCACCACGGCCGCGGAGCACAATTCGGTGCTGCGGCCGCTGAGCGAGCTGGAACGCCGCCAAGGCGTGCGCGTCAAGCGCATCGCCTGCGATGCGGCCGGGCGTGTCGATCCAGACGATCTGCGCAAGGAAATGTCGCCCGAGACGAAGCTCGTCGCCGTCGTCCACGCGTCCAATGTCACCGGTGCGATTCAGCCGCTGGCGGAGATCGGGCGAATTGCGCATGAGTACGGCGCGACGCTGCTGGTCGACGCCGCGCAATCGTTGGGGCATCTGCCCATTTCGGTCGATGAACTGTCGATCGATCTGCTGGCCGCCCCTGGACACAAGGGCCTGCTCGGACCGCTGGGGACTGGGATTGTTTATTTTCGGCCGGGGATCGAGTCGCGGCTCAAAAGTTTTCGCCAAGGAGGCACCGGCACGCGGAGCGAGGAACACTGGCAACCCGAAAGCCTTCCGGATAAATACGAAGCGGGGAATCTGAACGTTCCCGGACTAGCCGGCCTTGCGGCTGCGATCGAATTCCTTGAATCGCGAGGAGTTTCCTCGATTCGCCAGCACGAATCGTTCCTGACCGACCGCTTTCTTGGGGGATTAAGACAAATCCCAGGCGTCTACGTCTTTGGACCCGCCCAGGCCGCAGACCGCGTGGGCGTTGTCAGCCTGCGGATCGACGGTTATGATCCGCAAGAGGTTGCTGCGGTGCTCGATGCGACTTATCGGATCCAAGTCCGTTCCGGTTTGCACTGTGCCCCACTCTTGCACAAGGCCCTTGGAACCGCGGACGGTGGCGGAACGGTTCGGTTCAGCTTCGGCGCATTTACTTCCGAAGATGACGTTGACGCATCGTTGGCGGCGATCGCGGGAATCGCCGCTTCAGCAGCGGCCCCAATTAGCGGAAAATCAAGTGTGAAACCAACTTCATGA
- a CDS encoding YkgJ family cysteine cluster protein, translating to MNDNPWFKDGLRFQCTQCGDCCTGAPGYVWVNKAEIEALAAKLGIDVGDFQRKYVREVGVRKSLVEFANGDCVFFDGQTRKCKVYDTRPRQCRTWPFWESNIRSEEAWRQTCEVCPGSGTGPLVPLEKVLEQAAVFRL from the coding sequence ATGAACGACAATCCCTGGTTTAAGGATGGGCTTCGGTTTCAATGCACGCAGTGCGGCGATTGCTGCACTGGAGCGCCTGGTTACGTATGGGTGAATAAGGCGGAAATCGAGGCGTTAGCCGCTAAGTTGGGGATCGACGTCGGCGATTTCCAGCGCAAATATGTCCGAGAGGTAGGGGTGCGGAAAAGCCTAGTCGAGTTTGCGAACGGCGATTGCGTCTTTTTTGACGGACAAACCCGCAAGTGCAAGGTTTACGACACCCGCCCTCGGCAGTGCCGGACTTGGCCCTTCTGGGAATCGAATATCCGCTCGGAGGAGGCTTGGCGACAGACCTGCGAGGTCTGTCCCGGCAGCGGGACCGGCCCCTTAGTTCCGCTGGAGAAGGTCTTGGAACAGGCGGCCGTCTTCCGACTATGA
- a CDS encoding HU family DNA-binding protein, whose translation MTKKEIVKTISEEIGLTQLKTKEIVQKTFDAIVETLVEERRIELRNFGVFEVKQRAARKARNPRTGAKVNVPEKFVVTFKPGKEMEERVRELERQAAARAAGQAIPQPTVQPAPSDMPASRPATSGNTEPAAAYGAHPSAQT comes from the coding sequence GTGACCAAGAAAGAAATCGTCAAGACGATCTCCGAAGAAATCGGACTGACTCAACTCAAGACCAAGGAAATCGTCCAGAAGACGTTTGACGCCATCGTGGAAACACTGGTCGAAGAGCGTCGCATCGAGTTGCGGAACTTCGGAGTATTCGAGGTCAAGCAGCGGGCGGCCCGAAAGGCCAGGAACCCGCGAACCGGCGCGAAGGTCAATGTGCCGGAGAAATTTGTTGTCACCTTCAAGCCGGGCAAGGAGATGGAGGAGCGGGTTCGCGAACTGGAACGTCAAGCGGCCGCCAGGGCGGCGGGCCAGGCGATACCCCAACCAACGGTCCAGCCAGCACCCAGCGACATGCCGGCCAGCAGGCCGGCAACGAGCGGAAATACTGAACCAGCAGCAGCTTACGGCGCTCATCCGAGCGCGCAGACTTAG
- a CDS encoding dihydroorotate dehydrogenase codes for MVVVSSTASVVDLHVELGRLRLANPVIVASGTFGYAREMAGLVDLKRLGAIIPKTITHQPRAGNAPWRTIETPAGMLNSIGLDNDGLEAFAAHHMPYLASLGVPIIVSIAGRTHDEFVEMAAALEGVPTIAAIEVNISCPNVSHGVDFGTDARMCERVVAGVRDATSLPIIAKLTPNVTDIASIAVAAAAGGADAISLINTCLGVAVDWRRRRPLLGNVLGGLSGPAIKPIALRAVYQVAQAVRTPIIGIGGIATVDDVMEFLVTGASAVQIGTANFYHPTTSTEILDSLPAALAELGCRSVNDVVGTLQKQ; via the coding sequence ATTGTCGTTGTGAGCAGCACTGCCTCCGTCGTCGACCTGCATGTCGAATTGGGCCGTCTCCGTCTGGCCAACCCCGTCATCGTGGCCTCGGGAACGTTCGGCTACGCGCGCGAAATGGCTGGGTTGGTTGATCTTAAGCGGCTGGGAGCGATCATCCCGAAAACAATCACTCACCAGCCGCGCGCCGGAAACGCACCCTGGCGCACGATCGAGACCCCGGCCGGAATGCTCAACTCGATCGGCCTCGATAACGACGGCCTCGAGGCGTTTGCCGCCCATCACATGCCATATCTCGCTAGCCTCGGAGTGCCGATCATCGTCAGCATTGCCGGGCGGACCCATGATGAATTCGTCGAAATGGCGGCCGCGCTGGAAGGCGTACCCACGATCGCGGCGATTGAGGTGAACATTTCATGTCCGAATGTCAGTCATGGTGTCGATTTCGGCACCGACGCGAGGATGTGCGAGCGAGTCGTGGCCGGTGTCCGCGATGCGACCTCGTTGCCGATCATTGCCAAGTTGACGCCGAATGTCACCGACATTGCGTCGATCGCCGTGGCTGCCGCCGCCGGCGGAGCGGACGCCATCTCGCTCATCAACACTTGCCTCGGCGTGGCCGTCGATTGGCGGCGCCGCCGGCCGCTCTTGGGCAATGTTTTGGGCGGCTTGAGCGGGCCCGCCATCAAGCCGATCGCTCTGCGGGCCGTCTATCAGGTCGCCCAAGCCGTGCGGACTCCCATCATTGGGATCGGTGGAATCGCCACGGTCGACGATGTGATGGAATTCCTGGTGACTGGCGCATCGGCCGTCCAAATCGGCACCGCAAACTTCTATCACCCCACGACCTCGACGGAAATCCTCGACTCCTTACCGGCCGCTCTCGCCGAACTCGGCTGTCGTTCCGTCAATGACGTAGTCGGCACCCTACAAAAACAATGA
- the trpS gene encoding tryptophan--tRNA ligase, translating into MRVLSGIQPTGRFHWGNYFGAIRQYIDLQREDAAFYFIADLHALNSVRDPAALRGWTLDAAIDLLALGLDPERAVLFVQSDVPAVSELCWILMTGAPMGLLERCHAYKDRKAKGLPADAGVLAYPVLMAADILAYDSDTVPVGEDQVQHIEVCRDLAASFNHQFGQVFTMPKAKLLDASKKVPGIDGEKMSKSYNNTLEVFDDPKAQRKKIMQIVTDSRPMEQPKEPESDYLYQLFSLVATEAERDAMAALYRRGGFGYGEVKKALADAAERFFAAPRSKRAELAADSKTVREILADGASRARGKAEEVLRRAKRACGLASAT; encoded by the coding sequence ATGCGTGTACTTTCGGGCATTCAACCGACGGGCCGATTCCATTGGGGAAACTATTTCGGCGCGATTCGGCAGTATATCGACTTGCAACGTGAAGATGCGGCGTTCTATTTCATCGCCGACCTCCACGCGCTCAACAGCGTGCGCGATCCGGCGGCGTTGCGCGGTTGGACGCTCGACGCGGCCATTGATTTGCTCGCGCTAGGGCTCGACCCCGAGCGGGCGGTGTTGTTCGTGCAATCCGATGTGCCGGCGGTGAGCGAACTCTGCTGGATCCTGATGACCGGCGCGCCGATGGGGCTCTTGGAGCGGTGCCATGCCTACAAGGATAGGAAGGCGAAGGGCTTGCCGGCCGACGCCGGTGTGTTGGCGTATCCGGTGCTGATGGCGGCCGACATTCTGGCCTACGATTCGGATACGGTGCCCGTCGGCGAGGACCAGGTGCAACATATCGAGGTCTGCCGCGATCTGGCGGCGAGCTTCAACCATCAATTCGGCCAGGTGTTCACCATGCCCAAGGCCAAGCTGCTCGATGCCTCGAAGAAGGTGCCCGGCATCGATGGCGAAAAGATGTCGAAGAGCTACAACAACACGCTCGAGGTGTTCGACGACCCCAAAGCGCAGCGGAAGAAGATCATGCAGATCGTCACCGATTCGCGGCCGATGGAGCAGCCGAAAGAGCCGGAGAGCGACTACTTGTATCAACTCTTCTCCCTCGTGGCGACCGAGGCGGAGCGCGACGCGATGGCCGCGCTATACCGACGCGGCGGTTTTGGCTATGGTGAGGTGAAGAAAGCCCTGGCTGACGCCGCGGAGCGGTTCTTCGCCGCGCCTCGGTCCAAACGGGCCGAACTCGCCGCCGATTCCAAGACGGTCCGAGAAATACTAGCCGACGGCGCGAGCCGCGCCCGCGGCAAGGCCGAGGAAGTTTTGCGGCGAGCCAAGCGCGCCTGCGGGCTCGCGTCAGCGACATGA
- the acpS gene encoding holo-ACP synthase, protein MNIIGIGTDITECLRIAQMIERHGELFITRVYTPDEIQYCQSRKQATQHFAGRWAAKEAVLKAVGTGWRRGISWRDVEIRNLLGGKPQVSLHGGVRDVAEDLGIGQILISISHCRSHATAYALALERIEGEADE, encoded by the coding sequence ATGAACATCATCGGCATCGGGACCGACATCACGGAGTGCTTGCGGATCGCGCAGATGATCGAGCGCCACGGGGAACTGTTCATCACGCGAGTCTACACGCCAGACGAGATTCAATACTGCCAGAGCCGCAAGCAGGCGACGCAGCATTTCGCCGGCCGCTGGGCAGCGAAAGAAGCGGTGCTCAAAGCGGTCGGCACGGGTTGGCGTCGCGGCATAAGTTGGCGCGACGTAGAGATTCGCAACTTGCTCGGTGGAAAGCCGCAGGTCTCGCTGCATGGCGGCGTGCGCGACGTTGCCGAGGACCTCGGCATCGGCCAAATCCTTATCAGCATTTCCCACTGCCGCAGCCACGCGACGGCGTATGCCCTGGCTCTCGAGCGAATCGAAGGCGAAGCGGACGAGTGA